The Gouania willdenowi chromosome 3, fGouWil2.1, whole genome shotgun sequence genome includes the window attcaatttattttgtgtttgtaaggaaccacTTTatgttgggaattgttttatttatttgtttgtttattgttgttttgttttttgtttttttgtcgtaATTTGCCCCAAGCCGaatttaaaagattgtagcaacatagagcaaataattgtaTGATTTGTCATTCTATTAGTCGATTAATCATTTCAATAATCGATGACTAGTCAACTATTAAAATAGTTGTTTGTTGCAGCCCTAATTCAGAAACACTAACCTATGTAATTATGTACTATCTTGTAGTTATTTAACAATTTAGTTTGAAATCCCTTGTGTAGATTAGTTCACGTACCTTTTGTCTTGGTCGTTCTTCTTTGGGTGGTATAATCagtgcagaaaaaaacattattagatTAGATAACTAACAAGTGCTGCATGAAAAAACAGCAACCACATTTGAAGAAAGGGCAAAAAGATGGacttcattaatttatttttgaaaaaaaaagaggcaatatttatgaacagatttttttattgatcttattACTCTCAAATTGCCAAACAAACAGACCAACATAATGACATTTTATTGCATTCTTATGGACTTTTTTAATAACGAATTAATCATTCttagttttctttttcaaacaaaCAGAACAGAGACACTTTAATGAGATGAATATGGTGACCATAACAGTCAGCACAACAGCAGCTAAAAAGAGCATGACATCTACAGAGTGGTAGGAGTACCAGGGCATCCTGTAGGACTGAGTTCTCAGATGAGCTGCTCCTTTGTGTCTCATGACAAACTCTATCCAGAAGAGGGCGTTATCTAGTGGTGCTATTGGCTTATCCCTGTGCAGCCTGGACAgtctttgcatgttctccctgtacGAGGGCTCAGTCAGAACTGCCTGAACGCCCTCATAGAAGATGCCTTCATTTATAGTGAATACATCCATGATCTTTCCTGCCCCTCTTACTTCAATTCTAAGCAGGTTATCACGTTGATCAAAGATCAGGGGAAGTCCTACAATAGGAACCCCATGATACATTGCTTCTTGAACTCCGTTTGTTCCTCCATGAGCCACAAATGCTCTTGTTTTAGGATGTCCCAGCAGGTCATTCTGAGGCATCCATTCCACTAGTAACGTGTTGTTTCCCAGAGTAGCTGGCCTCTCACCTTTATACCTCCAGATGACCTTCTGGGGGAGTTTAGCAAAAGCAGAAGCAATCTCAACAGATAACTCATGGGGTAGCTCCCCAATTAAAGTGCCCAAAGACATGATGATGACTCCATGCTCTCCAGAGCTTTGCATGAACTCCTCTAGGTGTTCAGGCAGAGGTTTGGCAGGTTTACACTGAAATCCTCCCATATAGATAACATTAGGCATGGTGGGCCGAGGAAATTCAAATACAAAGTCCACTCTCATGAGCCACAGATCTGCAGCTTGAAACATGGACAAGTAGTTCATCTCTGGGCCAAGGTACTTTTTAACTAGGCCATCAAAACTTGGCTCAATAAAGTATGAAAGCTGAAACTGGATGAagctaaataaaaatacattaaggaCCCTTTCAGAAAAGCTCATTTTATCAGTGAGCTCTGACCCTACTACTGGACAATAAGAGAGAGGTGAAGGGGCAATTGCAAAATGGCCTTCACCATGACTGGTCCATCTCACGTTAAAGACAAGTGGAACCTTGAGGTAGTGGGCAATAATGGCTCCTATAGGCATAACAGGGTCCGTAAGTACAAGGTCGTATTGTGCATCCTGAAAAGACTGTATCAACTCTTTATTTTCCATAATCATCTCAATCATTTCAACACTTTTCTCATTCATTTCAAACCCTGCCTGAATCTGTTCCATCTCTAGTTTGATCCTCTTCCAGATAGAACGCTCTCCTCTCTGGATATTCAGCAACTCAGTCACAAATGCAGTCAGAAAGTCTTCATCAAATCCAGAAGCCATATCAAGAGTTATTGTTGTGTAGAAGGGAGATGTTTCCTTGATGTACCAGCTATCTGATGATCTCACCACAGAAACCTGGTGACCATGTGAGTGTAGCTCCTCAATCAATACTTTCATGTTTATCCAATGGCTTCCATCTACTGGGAATACAAGGACATTCCCACCATCAGCCACTCCTGGATAGAGCCAGCAGAGACTCGTAAACATCCAGAACCACCACATGTTTCCTTTAGAGCTGTGAACAAAGGATGTAGTTATATTAAAACCCATGCAAATGTTTTAGTACAGTCTTATCCTCATTgaaacatttttgatttttttttttttttttttttttgtggaccGTTCAACAGCAAATGTTGCAAAATATCAGCTATCAAGGTTTTCtataaatacaaattttaaaaagGTTACCTTTGTGTGagtcaaagttattttcttgcCGGTAGTGCTGTCGAGGTTCATTCATGAATAGACAATTCAAACTGCAAAGTCATGTTCACATTGTTCATGTTGATAACACGGTACAAAGGGGAGTTTGAATAGCTTATGGTGTTTGGCTGACAGGTTTACTCCACCTGGTATAGGCCTTTATTACCACAATAAATGCCTTGTAACTGCAGCTAAGTTACAGGTCAAGTGTTGAAGTATATTATTTACTCTTTCCAAATGCCATTTGCATTTTTGGTGTACTGGTAAATTACTATTATcatcaagcttttttttttttgtttttgttttttgaccattttccaagacattttttaacaaaacattCTCAAACAACAGCGCGGTTGTAACCAGTAACAATCATATGTGCTTGTAacgattcttgtttttttgttatcgAATGATTGTCTTTCATCAGCATGTGCTGTAGAATACTAAGTGGAAACTCTTTCATTGGTCAACATTATCACTGAAGGTGTCAAAGAACCACAGTGTTCGCTGGGATTCTACAAGCACATCAAtcattatctgtaagccataatcatcaacatttcaagaaatataagcttgaaatatttcactaaaTGTGACATGATTCTAAATCTATATAAGTTTAaatttctgaaatgagtgacaaaaatatactgtaGATCATCTGCATAACctaatttttttagatgtagCTGTATATAATGGCACAACTTAAAGTCTGGAAAATATAGTGTGCATTCAAAACATATCAGTGAATACATTTTCTAAAATATTAGAATGATCATTGCTAAAGTATTTCTTCGGGTTGAAGTTCAGGTGCTCATGGTCtgagtttttgttatttaaagacatttattttCCCACTATCTCCACTTTTCTACTTATTGAAACCCATTCTGGTTCCAACATTATGGGCTGTTGCAATGCTATGCTCTAAAAACCATGGTGATAAGATCTTAAACCAACCCTTTATTGACTGGTTGggtaattaacaaaaaaaaataaataaatctaatttaggtctctgaaaatgtgaaaacaaattGTAATTTCCTATTAAGTAAAATGATGAATTAAACCCTCtcacaagtaaaaaatacaaagttcacttttaacATCTAAATGTATATGAAAAATAATCTACGCTTAGTTACTTGTGCAAGACGAGCAGGTTCAGATAACTGGTCATAATGACGTTACGACTCAAACGTAATGAGCGTCAGTGTTTGTTGAAATAAATTTGTGAGCCATAATTGCAAAGAACCTACCCTGGGGTActtgtaaatgtttgtaaatactgtatgtgtaaatattgtgtatttgtaaatATGTATTCAAGTAGTGGTTGTGTTGGCTCACATTTTTTTGAGGAGTCAGTACACAGTTCCTttactatctatctatatctagctatatatatctatatatatatatatatatctgttgtCCATTGGGTCATATGACCATCTATGGTCAGGTGACACCTATTAAGTCACATGTGTATTACAGGTGTGTCAGAGCCTCTTTAAATTGTCTGATGAAGGGCTGATGCCCAAAACgtctcagagagagagagagagagagagagagagagagagagagagagagagagagagagaggaaaagtaatgctaatcataataatgatgatgacatgatcttgatttgaacatgaactgaaaatacaagggggGAGATagccggaaatgataaaaactatacaaataagtctattcaggagccactaaatactacctttttctacttatttacaaaatgagattatttggCTGACACAGCTTTCCTACTTGTTCTGATTTATTAGCCATGGTTACAGTGACTCCTCCGTGCCTTATCCACAGTTCGTGTATGCAAGAATGCATGTGATATATGTCTTTGCTTTTAAATCAGCTATTAGAAATCATGTTGCTGGAGTTCTTGCTTTGCTCTCTGAATAATGAACATGGACTCAGGTAATTGGCCATGTTTCAATCCCAACTATCTAAGTCCTTACTGTAATTTCCTTTCAAGATTGTTACatattatctttattattgCAATGTTCGTCCAACACAGCATCATGATATAGTGTTTGCTTAACCTTTAAGTGTTTGAATGCTCCCTGTTTGACTCAGGTTGTTTTTCAGCTTGATGTTCATTTGTTTGTGTAGTGTGTGAAAGGTTGCTTCTATGAACCCTTTCTCATAAGCATGTGTGTAAGTTTGTTGAAGCTCATACATGCTGGGATATAGAAAGGAGTCACCCAATCTCCTCCTGGAGAGCAGATTGCTATTAATTAGAACCATCGACATTCAATGATATTTATTATCATATCACGTGGTTAAAAAGGTATAGTTACAGTGCACAGTAGTTGCAAACAAGTCATTGATCAAGTTGTTAGTCACGTTTTACTTTCCGTTTACACAGTGTGGAGCACAAACATCGTATGAAGACAACAGCAgtgaccagcagcagcagcacagctcCAGTCAGGAACAGCACTACATCCACAGAGTGGTAGGAGTACCAGGGCATCCTGTAGGACTCTGCCTTCAGATGAGCTGCTCCTTTGTGTCTCATGACAAACTCTATCCAGAAGAGGGCGTTATCTAGTGGTGCTATTGGCTGATCCCTGTGCAGCCTGGACAGTCtctgcatgttctccctgtacGAGGGCTCAGTCAGGACTTCTTCAATGGCCTTCAAGAAGTTGTCATCTTTGTCCACTGTAGCTAAAGACAGAATCTTAGCAGCTCCTCTGTCTTTCAGACGCAGCAAGTTGTCGTACTGATCAAAAAACACAGGAAGGCCAACAACTGGGACTCCATGATAGATTGCTTCTTGGACTCCATTTGTTCCTCCATGAGCCACAAACAGTTTGACCTTAGGATGCCCTAAAAGGTCATTCTGTGGCATCCAGTCCACCAGTAAAGTGTTGTTACCCAGAGTGGTCGGTCTCTCACCTTTGTACTTCCAGATCACTTTTAAAGGTAACTTAGCAAAAGCTGCAGCAATCATTTCAGTGAGGTCAGAAGGAAACTCACTAACAAATGTTCCCAGAGACATGATGATGAACCCATGATCTCCAGAACCCTGAACAAAGTCCTCCAAATGTTGAGGCAGAGCTTTGGCAGGTTTACACTGGAACCCTCCCATGTAAACAACATTAGGCATTGTGGGGCGTGGATACTCAAAGACAAAATCTGATCTCATCAGATAAATATCTGCATCAATCATTAACTGATTATAGTCACAATCAGGACCAAGATATTTCTCACAAAGTTTCTGATAGACTTGACTGATTACTATGGCAATTTGAGCCTGGGTTATTACAtgaataatcacatttttcactCTCTGAATAAAGGTCATTTTATCAGTGTGGCCAGATCCAGTGATGGGAATATAGGAAAGTGGTGAGGGTGCAACGGAAAGATGAGCCTCTTCAGCTATTAACCAACGAACATTATAGACCAAAGGCAGGTTCAGATATTTGGCCAGAATGGCTCCACCTCCCCAACACGGGTCAGAAAGTAGGACATCAAAGTGActgttctttaatttttttatcacTTCATCATCCAGTAATGCAGTGGTGAACTCTCCCACAGCATTGTGAGCCTCAATAAAGATTTGTGTATTGCTGACAGTCATAAAGAAAATATGTGCAAATGGAAGGGCTCCCCGTTCAAAATCTATGACATCAGCAACGATTTTTGTGATAAACTTCTTATCCAAACTCTTCTCTACCGGAACAGTTAAGCTCTGGTAATACGAGGAGTTTTCTTTGACGTACCAACTTTTGTCAGTACGCAAAACGGTTAAATTGTGTCCTCTGGAGTGTAAAGCTTGGAGCAGGATGTCCATGTTTATCCAGTGGCTGCCTTCTGCAGGAAAAACCAAGATGTTTCCACCCAGACAAACTGTGAGTGTGAGCATGAAGAACAGGAGAGCAGTGCAGCAATACACCAGCTTcatctgaaagaaaagaataaagACTAGTTAGATAGGAAATCATCAAGAGTAGGACTACCTTGTTTTGCATCATTACAGAATTACAGTTATGTAATTGTAAGACAGTCATATATCAATCTGATTCCTTGTATGCTTTCATTACtgtctttttttctgaaattctACACTTTTATTTACAGCGTGCAGCTCACAGCGTAGAACTCAGTCAGACTCATGTTGGCAGTGCACATTGAAGGTATATGACATTGTGTGTCCAACCACATTATGCTGACtctaacataataataataataataataataataataataataataataataataataataataataataataataataataatttaaaaaaaaacaactctcgGCATGGGCAGGTATCCACGTAGTGTTACCTGGCAACCACAATCATATTCTATGAGAATATTACATTTACCTTTTTAATAAGATGAAAACATCAAAGAAAGAGACTGCGTCAGACTTCACTGCAGCAGATTAAATCTGAATCTACTTATTAAACCGTTTCTACAGAACCATCAGATATGTTTAGAAGACATTAACTCTCCAGACAAACTCCTCAATGTGAGCCTCAGCATCTACTTTTTTATGTCAAAGCGTTTCAACTCACCGTAGTAGGAAGTGTTACCTCGTGCAAAGTAAACCTGAGAGCAGGTTGTCCTGTGGTAGTGTGGCAGATATGGGAAGGGGTTGAACTACAACTCCACTAACACCGTAATCAAATAGGTACAAAGGTAGGTCAGGAGACTCCTTTGGGTTTGCACAGTTTGAGGGTCTGAAAAAATGATTTCAACACATGGAGTGAGGGAAAGTAAGGACATTGTTGCCATGAATCTGTTTCATTTGCCAGCAGTCACTGATTTGTTTTAGTGCTTTAAatcctcacacacaaaaaaaggcacTCGACACACCAAGACATGGTTAACATGTTGGAACGTCAATCAGTAAAGCAAACTTAAACAGTTAACAAAATCgttttagacacacacacacacacgcgcacaaatTAATAATCAATACGATTCTATAACAGTTTTTCACTGTCATTTGTAAATGACCTAAAACAAATAGCTAATTATTAGCTGAATGTGCACACTGGGAGTAAATGAACTAGTGTATCAAAATAACTTCATTGAGAAGGCATCCATCCTATTCCTGGGGATGCTACTTCCCTTATATGGGTGCAACTCCCTCTGTGATAAAGGTAGGGTGATCagattttttaaactcaaaacaGTGACAGTAATTTAATCAAAGAAGACGACAGATTTTTAAAAGAAgctattttatttgtaatgaaaaaaggtcacataaattacatttgttttttcttccttttggatgaaatgtattgttgcaatggctgaaccaaatttaaagttacaatcaataaaaaaagcaacattttatgttaatataaaattgttttggataataataataataaaaaaaaaacccttgttTATGTTTTTGGCATGTTGAGAGGAAGAAAATGGGTAATATTGTCAATGCCATTGACCAATCAGCATTGAGTTGCAAACGCGTGGAAGTTTtaatatacacaataaaaaataac containing:
- the LOC114454305 gene encoding UDP-glucuronosyltransferase 2C1-like isoform X2; this translates as MKLVYCCTALLLFILTHRVCLGGNILVLPIEGSHWINMDILLQALHSRGHNLTILRSDKSWYVKENSSYYQSKTFSVEKSSVNESFMTKLLFEMVDYERGALPIMNFLHLTVGMFGTFLEIQNSFGEFTTAILDDENLKNSHFDVLLSDPCWGGGAILAKHLNLPLVYNVRWLIAGEAHLSIAPSPLSYIPITGSGHTDKMTFIQRVYNMILHLITEIQKNLVIKVVYQKLCEKYLGPDCDYNQLMIDADIYLMRSDFVFEYPRPTMPNVVYMGGFQCKPAKALPQHLEDFVQGSGDHGFIIMSLGTFVSEFPSDLTEMIAAAFAKLPLKVIWKYKGERPTTLGNNTLLVDWMPQNDLLGHPKVKLFVAHGGTNGVQEAIYHGVPVVGLPVFFDQYDNLLRLKDRGAAKILSLATVDKDDNFLKAIEEVLTEPSYRENMQRLSRLHRDQPIAPLDNALFWIEFVMRHKGAAHLKAESYRMPWYSYHSVDVVLFLTGAVLLLLVTAVVFIRCLCSTLCKRKVKRD
- the LOC114454305 gene encoding UDP-glucuronosyltransferase 2A2-like isoform X1; translation: MKLVYCCTALLFFMLTLTVCLGGNILVFPAEGSHWINMDILLQALHSRGHNLTVLRTDKSWYVKENSSYYQSLTVPVEKSLDKKFITKIVADVIDFERGALPFAHIFFMTVSNTQIFIEAHNAVGEFTTALLDDEVIKKLKNSHFDVLLSDPCWGGGAILAKYLNLPLVYNVRWLIAEEAHLSVAPSPLSYIPITGSGHTDKMTFIQRVKNVIIHVITQAQIAIVISQVYQKLCEKYLGPDCDYNQLMIDADIYLMRSDFVFEYPRPTMPNVVYMGGFQCKPAKALPQHLEDFVQGSGDHGFIIMSLGTFVSEFPSDLTEMIAAAFAKLPLKVIWKYKGERPTTLGNNTLLVDWMPQNDLLGHPKVKLFVAHGGTNGVQEAIYHGVPVVGLPVFFDQYDNLLRLKDRGAAKILSLATVDKDDNFLKAIEEVLTEPSYRENMQRLSRLHRDQPIAPLDNALFWIEFVMRHKGAAHLKAESYRMPWYSYHSVDVVLFLTGAVLLLLVTAVVFIRCLCSTLCKRKVKRD